In a genomic window of Xenopus laevis strain J_2021 chromosome 5S, Xenopus_laevis_v10.1, whole genome shotgun sequence:
- the pxdn.S gene encoding peroxidasin isoform X2 — protein MMTMMDKAGACLYITAGLLVLVLPQISHSCPSRCLCFRTTVRCMHLMLETVPSVPPHTSILDLRFNRIKDIQTGAFRHLKNLNTLLLNNNQIKRIPSEAFKDLENLKYLYLHFNQIETLEPESFHHLPKLERLFLHNNRITHLVPGTFSQLQSMKRLRLDSNALHCDCEILWLADLLKIYSESGNAQAAATCEYPRGLQGRSVSTITPSELNCERPRITSEPQDVDVTFGNTVYFTCRAEGNPKPEIIWLRNNNELSMKDDSRLNLLDDGTLMIQNTKETDQGIYQCMAKNVAGEVKTHEVTLRYYGTPATPNFVIQPQNTEVLVGESVTLECSAAGQPQPRVTWTRGDRTPLPSDPRINITPSGGLYIQNVNQDDAGEYTCFATNSVDTIHSTAYIIVQAVPQFTVVPQDRNVFEGNTVDFHCEAQGNPNPVIAWTKGGNQLSVDRRHQVLSSGTLRILRVALHDQGQYECQAVNIVGSKSSAAQLIVQTRVTPVFATVPNDMTVEVGTDVQIPCSSQGDPLPVITWNKDGIQVTESGKFHISPHGFLAIRDVGLADQGRYECIARNPIGYSSVSMVLSVLVPEVSRTGDPFVATSIIEAIATVDRAINSTRTHLFDSRPRSPGDLLALFRYPRDPYTVEQARAAEIFERTLQIIQDHVQNGLMVDLNGTSYHYNDLVSPQYLNLIANLSGCATHRRINNCSNMCFHQKYRTHDGTCNNLQHPMWGASLTAFERLLKSVYENGFNLPRGISGRIYNGFPLPLPRLVSTTLIGTHTITPDEQFTHMLMQWGQFLDHDLDSTVVALSQARFSDGQDCSVVCTNDAPCFPIMVPPNDPRVRNNARCMSMVRSSPVCGSGMTSLLMHSVYPREQMNQLTSYIDASNVYGSSDHESNEIRDSASHRGLLKQGIVQRSGKPLLPFATGPPTECMKDENESPIPCFLAGDHRANEQLGLTSMHTLWFREHNRIATELLRLNPHWDGDTIYHETRKIVGAEMQHITYSHWLPKIFGDVGMKMLGEYTSYDPNINSGILNEFATAAFRFGHTLINPILYRLDENFEPIPQGHVPLHRAFFSPFRIVNEGGIDPLLRGLIGVAAKMRVTSQLLNTELTEKLFSMAHAVALDLAALNVQRGRDHGIPPYHDFRIFCNLSTVQTFEDLRNEIKNPDVREKLKRLYGSPLNIDLFPALMVEDIIPGSRLGPTLMCLLTTQFRNVRDGDRFWYENPGVFTAAQLTQIKQSSLARILCDNGDNITKVQHDVFRVAEFPHGYISCKNIPKMDLRVWQDCCEDCRTRGQFSTFSNHFRGKRSTEHSYKDENKEPSSFSNSFVNTTSSSEQPKNLPHVNDFKEFVLDMQKTITSLRKQIKKLESRLSNTDCTDETGESHSTKEKWNKDACTKCECNNGHITCFVESCPPINCLWPLKMEGVCCPVCTDDKIQST, from the exons ATATCTACACTTTAATCAAATTGAGACCTTAGAACCAGAATCATTTCATCACCTTCCCAAGCTGGAAAGACT ATTTCTGCATAACAATCGAATAACTCACTTGGTGCCTGGCACGTTTAGTCAGCTGCAATCTATGAAAAGGCT GCGATTGGATTCAAACGCTCTCCACTGTGACTGTGAGATCCTGTGGTTGGCAGATCTTCTGAAAATCTATTCCGAATCCGGTAATGCACAAGCTGCTGCCACATGCGAATATCCACGCGGACTTCAAGGGAGATCGGTATCCACCATTACACCAAGTGAACTGAATTGTG agaggCCAAGGATTACGTCAGAGCCACAAGATGTGGATGTTACCTTTGGGAACACTGTGTATTTCACATGCCGGGCTGAAGGCAATCCCAAACCAGAAATCATCTGGCTTCGAAATAA caATGAGCTGAGCATGAAGGATGACTCTAGGCTGAATCTTCTGGATGATGGAACATTGATGATCCAAAACACCAAGGAGACTGACCAGGGAATTTATCAGTGTATGGCAAAAAATGTAGCTGGAGAAGTGAAAACACATGAAGTAACCCTCAGATACTATGGAACTCCAG CCACACCCAATTTTGTAATTCAACCTCAAAACACAGAAGTGCTTGTTGGTGAAAGTGTCACATTAGAATGCAGTGCGGCAGGACAACCACAACCACGGGTCACATGGACAAGAGGTGACCGAACCCCACTGCCAAGCGACCCACGAATAAACATTACTCCATCAGGAGGACTTTATATTCAGAATGTTAATCAGGATGATGCCGGAGAATATACATGTTTTGCAACAAATTCTGTAGACACAATTCACTCTACTGCCTATATTATAGTCCAAG CTGTGCCACAGTTTACAGTTGTGCCGCAAGACCGGAATGTTTTTGAAGGAAACACAGTTGATTTTCACTGTGAAGCACAAGGTAATCCAAATCCAGTGATCGCCTGGACCAAAGGAG GAAATCAGCTCTCTGTGGATAGAAGGCATCAGGTTTTATCTAGTGGGACACTACGAATTCTCCGGGTTGCTTTACATGACCAAGGCCAGTATGAATGCCAAGCAGTAAATATAGTCGGTTCTAAAAGCAGCGCAGCCCAGCTCATTGTACAGACCAGAG TTACTCCTGTGTTTGCCACTGTACCAAATGACATGACCGTAGAAGTTGGCACTGATGTTCAGATTCCATGTAGCTCTCAGGGTGACCCACTGCCTGTCATAACCTGGAACAAG GATGGAATCCAAGTAACAGAAAGTGGGAAGTTTCACATTAGTCCACATGGATTTTTAGCTATAAGAGATGTTGGCCTTGCAGACCAAGGACGTTATGAATGTATTGCACGAAATCCCATTGGCTATTCCTCCGTCAGCATGGTGCTAAGTGTATTAG TACCTGAAGTGAGCCGCACTGGAGACCCATTTGTTGCAACTTCAATTATTGAGGCTATTGCAACTGTAGACAGAGCTATAAACTCAACAAGGACCCATCTGTTTGACAG TCGCCCTCGTTCTCCTGGAGACCTGCTAGCTCTGTTCCGATATCCCCGAGATCCCTACACTGTAGAACAAGCTAGAGCTGCAGAAATATTTGAAAGGACACTACAGATTATACAAGACCATGTACAGAATGGACTGATGGTCGACCTAAATGGAACAA gttATCACTATAATGATCTTGTTTCTCCTCAGTACCTCAATCTGATAGCTAACCTATCAGGATGTGCAACACACAGAAGAATCAATAATTGCTCAAATATGTGCTTTCACCAGAAATACAGAACCCATGATGGTACTTGCAATAACCTGCAGCATCCTATGTGGGGGGCATCACTGACCGCTTTTGAACGATTGTTAAAGTCTGTGTACGAAAATGGATTTAATCTACCAAGGGGAATATCTGGAAGAATTTATAATGGATTCCCACTTCCTCTGCCTCGTTTAGTTTCAACAACGTTGATAGGAACCCATACAATTACACCCGATGAACAATTCACTCATATGTTAATGCAATGGGGACAATTTCTTGATCATGATCTTGACTCTACTGTAGTTGCTCTTAGTCAAGCTCGGTTTTCTGATGGTCAGGATTGCAGTGTTGTTTGTACAAATGATGCTCCCTGCTTTCCCATTATGGTTCCACCTAACGACCCACGGGTTCGAAATAATGCACGATGTATGTCCATGGTTCGTTCAAGCCCTGTCTGTGGAAGTGGCATGACTTCTCTTTTAATGCACTCTGTTTATCCCAGAGAGCAAATGAACCAGCTGACTTCATATATCGATGCATCCAACGTCTATGGAAGTTCTGACCACGAGTCCAATGAAATTAGGGATTCAGCAAGCCACCGTGGTCTCTTAAAACAGGGTATTGTTCAACGATCTGGAAAACCACTTCTACCTTTTGCAACTGGACCTCCAACTGAATGTATGAAAGATGAAAACGAAAGCCCAATACCATGCTTTCTAGCTGGAGACCATCGCGCTAATGAGCAGTTGGGACTCACAAGCATGCACACTTTGTGGTTTCGAGAGCATAACAGAATTGCAACAGAACTGCTGAGATTGAACCCGCATTGGGACGGAGATACAATATATCATGAAACCCGTAAGATAGTTGGAGCAGAAATGCAGCACATAACATATTCTCATTGGTTACCAAAAATATTTGGAGATGTAGGCATGAAGATGCTTGGAGAGTACACAAGTTATGATCCCAATATAAATTCTGGAATCCTGAATGAATTTGCAACGGCTGCATTTCGATTTGGCCATACGCTTATAAATCCTATTCTCTACCGACTGGATGAAAACTTTGAACCTATTCCACAAGGTCATGTGCCTCTCCATAGGGCTTTCTTCTCTCCATTTAGAATTGTAAATGAAGGTGGTATAGATCCACTTCTTAGAGGACTTATTGGAGTTGCAGCAAAAATGCGTGTCACATCACAATTACTAAACACGGAACTTACAGAGAAACTCTTCTCAATGGCCCACGCTGTGGCTTTGGATCTGGCAGCACTGAATGTCCAGAGGGGTCGTGACCATGGgatacctccttaccatgatttTAGAATCTTCTGTAATCTCTCGACAGTGCAGACATTTGAGGATCTTAGAAATGAAATAAAGAATCCAGATGTCAGAGAGAAGCTTAAAAG GTTATATGGGTCGCCACTGAACATTGATTTATTCCCTGCCTTGATGGTTGAAGACATCATACCTGGAAGTCGGCTGGGTCCGACACTAATGTGCCTTTTAACAACGCAGTTCAGAAATGTCAGGGATGGCGACAG GTTTTGGTATGAGAACCCTGGTGTATTCACTGCCGCACAGCTGACACAAATCAAGCAGAGCTCCCTGGCCCGAATTCTGTGTGACAAtggggacaatatcactaaagtTCAGCACGACGTGTTCAGAGTGGCTGAATTCCCCCACGGTTATATCAGCTGTAAAAACATTCCCAAGATGGACCTAAGGGTTTGGCAAGATTGCTGTGAAG ACTGTAGAACCAGGGGACAGTTTAGTACATTCTCAAATCACTTCAGAGGGAAACGCTCTACAGAGCACAGTTATAAGGATGAGAATAAAGAACCATCTAG CTTTTCAAATTCGTTTGTAAATACCACTTCTAGCTCTGAACAGCCAAAGAATCTGCCACATGTGAATGACTTCAAAGAGTTTGTTTTGGATATGCAAAAGACTATTACAAGTCTTAGAAAACAG atcaaaaaacttgaatctcgcTTGAGCAATACGGACTGCACTGATGAAACTGGAGAATCCCACTCTACGAAGGAGAAATGGAATAAAGACGCATGTACAAAGTGTGAATGCAAT AATGGACACATCACTTGCTTTGTGGAATCCTGCCCACCCATCAATTGCTTGTGGCCCCTAAAAATGGAAGGCGTTTGCTGTCCTGTCTGCACAGATGACAAGATACAAAGCACATAA
- the pxdn.S gene encoding peroxidasin isoform X1 — MMTMMDKAGACLYITAGLLVLVLPQISHSCPSRCLCFRTTVRCMHLMLETVPSVPPHTSILDLRFNRIKDIQTGAFRHLKNLNTLLLNNNQIKRIPSEAFKDLENLKYLYLYKNEIQSIDRQAFKGLASLEQLYLHFNQIETLEPESFHHLPKLERLFLHNNRITHLVPGTFSQLQSMKRLRLDSNALHCDCEILWLADLLKIYSESGNAQAAATCEYPRGLQGRSVSTITPSELNCERPRITSEPQDVDVTFGNTVYFTCRAEGNPKPEIIWLRNNNELSMKDDSRLNLLDDGTLMIQNTKETDQGIYQCMAKNVAGEVKTHEVTLRYYGTPATPNFVIQPQNTEVLVGESVTLECSAAGQPQPRVTWTRGDRTPLPSDPRINITPSGGLYIQNVNQDDAGEYTCFATNSVDTIHSTAYIIVQAVPQFTVVPQDRNVFEGNTVDFHCEAQGNPNPVIAWTKGGNQLSVDRRHQVLSSGTLRILRVALHDQGQYECQAVNIVGSKSSAAQLIVQTRVTPVFATVPNDMTVEVGTDVQIPCSSQGDPLPVITWNKDGIQVTESGKFHISPHGFLAIRDVGLADQGRYECIARNPIGYSSVSMVLSVLVPEVSRTGDPFVATSIIEAIATVDRAINSTRTHLFDSRPRSPGDLLALFRYPRDPYTVEQARAAEIFERTLQIIQDHVQNGLMVDLNGTSYHYNDLVSPQYLNLIANLSGCATHRRINNCSNMCFHQKYRTHDGTCNNLQHPMWGASLTAFERLLKSVYENGFNLPRGISGRIYNGFPLPLPRLVSTTLIGTHTITPDEQFTHMLMQWGQFLDHDLDSTVVALSQARFSDGQDCSVVCTNDAPCFPIMVPPNDPRVRNNARCMSMVRSSPVCGSGMTSLLMHSVYPREQMNQLTSYIDASNVYGSSDHESNEIRDSASHRGLLKQGIVQRSGKPLLPFATGPPTECMKDENESPIPCFLAGDHRANEQLGLTSMHTLWFREHNRIATELLRLNPHWDGDTIYHETRKIVGAEMQHITYSHWLPKIFGDVGMKMLGEYTSYDPNINSGILNEFATAAFRFGHTLINPILYRLDENFEPIPQGHVPLHRAFFSPFRIVNEGGIDPLLRGLIGVAAKMRVTSQLLNTELTEKLFSMAHAVALDLAALNVQRGRDHGIPPYHDFRIFCNLSTVQTFEDLRNEIKNPDVREKLKRLYGSPLNIDLFPALMVEDIIPGSRLGPTLMCLLTTQFRNVRDGDRFWYENPGVFTAAQLTQIKQSSLARILCDNGDNITKVQHDVFRVAEFPHGYISCKNIPKMDLRVWQDCCEDCRTRGQFSTFSNHFRGKRSTEHSYKDENKEPSSFSNSFVNTTSSSEQPKNLPHVNDFKEFVLDMQKTITSLRKQIKKLESRLSNTDCTDETGESHSTKEKWNKDACTKCECNNGHITCFVESCPPINCLWPLKMEGVCCPVCTDDKIQST; from the exons ATATCTACACTTTAATCAAATTGAGACCTTAGAACCAGAATCATTTCATCACCTTCCCAAGCTGGAAAGACT ATTTCTGCATAACAATCGAATAACTCACTTGGTGCCTGGCACGTTTAGTCAGCTGCAATCTATGAAAAGGCT GCGATTGGATTCAAACGCTCTCCACTGTGACTGTGAGATCCTGTGGTTGGCAGATCTTCTGAAAATCTATTCCGAATCCGGTAATGCACAAGCTGCTGCCACATGCGAATATCCACGCGGACTTCAAGGGAGATCGGTATCCACCATTACACCAAGTGAACTGAATTGTG agaggCCAAGGATTACGTCAGAGCCACAAGATGTGGATGTTACCTTTGGGAACACTGTGTATTTCACATGCCGGGCTGAAGGCAATCCCAAACCAGAAATCATCTGGCTTCGAAATAA caATGAGCTGAGCATGAAGGATGACTCTAGGCTGAATCTTCTGGATGATGGAACATTGATGATCCAAAACACCAAGGAGACTGACCAGGGAATTTATCAGTGTATGGCAAAAAATGTAGCTGGAGAAGTGAAAACACATGAAGTAACCCTCAGATACTATGGAACTCCAG CCACACCCAATTTTGTAATTCAACCTCAAAACACAGAAGTGCTTGTTGGTGAAAGTGTCACATTAGAATGCAGTGCGGCAGGACAACCACAACCACGGGTCACATGGACAAGAGGTGACCGAACCCCACTGCCAAGCGACCCACGAATAAACATTACTCCATCAGGAGGACTTTATATTCAGAATGTTAATCAGGATGATGCCGGAGAATATACATGTTTTGCAACAAATTCTGTAGACACAATTCACTCTACTGCCTATATTATAGTCCAAG CTGTGCCACAGTTTACAGTTGTGCCGCAAGACCGGAATGTTTTTGAAGGAAACACAGTTGATTTTCACTGTGAAGCACAAGGTAATCCAAATCCAGTGATCGCCTGGACCAAAGGAG GAAATCAGCTCTCTGTGGATAGAAGGCATCAGGTTTTATCTAGTGGGACACTACGAATTCTCCGGGTTGCTTTACATGACCAAGGCCAGTATGAATGCCAAGCAGTAAATATAGTCGGTTCTAAAAGCAGCGCAGCCCAGCTCATTGTACAGACCAGAG TTACTCCTGTGTTTGCCACTGTACCAAATGACATGACCGTAGAAGTTGGCACTGATGTTCAGATTCCATGTAGCTCTCAGGGTGACCCACTGCCTGTCATAACCTGGAACAAG GATGGAATCCAAGTAACAGAAAGTGGGAAGTTTCACATTAGTCCACATGGATTTTTAGCTATAAGAGATGTTGGCCTTGCAGACCAAGGACGTTATGAATGTATTGCACGAAATCCCATTGGCTATTCCTCCGTCAGCATGGTGCTAAGTGTATTAG TACCTGAAGTGAGCCGCACTGGAGACCCATTTGTTGCAACTTCAATTATTGAGGCTATTGCAACTGTAGACAGAGCTATAAACTCAACAAGGACCCATCTGTTTGACAG TCGCCCTCGTTCTCCTGGAGACCTGCTAGCTCTGTTCCGATATCCCCGAGATCCCTACACTGTAGAACAAGCTAGAGCTGCAGAAATATTTGAAAGGACACTACAGATTATACAAGACCATGTACAGAATGGACTGATGGTCGACCTAAATGGAACAA gttATCACTATAATGATCTTGTTTCTCCTCAGTACCTCAATCTGATAGCTAACCTATCAGGATGTGCAACACACAGAAGAATCAATAATTGCTCAAATATGTGCTTTCACCAGAAATACAGAACCCATGATGGTACTTGCAATAACCTGCAGCATCCTATGTGGGGGGCATCACTGACCGCTTTTGAACGATTGTTAAAGTCTGTGTACGAAAATGGATTTAATCTACCAAGGGGAATATCTGGAAGAATTTATAATGGATTCCCACTTCCTCTGCCTCGTTTAGTTTCAACAACGTTGATAGGAACCCATACAATTACACCCGATGAACAATTCACTCATATGTTAATGCAATGGGGACAATTTCTTGATCATGATCTTGACTCTACTGTAGTTGCTCTTAGTCAAGCTCGGTTTTCTGATGGTCAGGATTGCAGTGTTGTTTGTACAAATGATGCTCCCTGCTTTCCCATTATGGTTCCACCTAACGACCCACGGGTTCGAAATAATGCACGATGTATGTCCATGGTTCGTTCAAGCCCTGTCTGTGGAAGTGGCATGACTTCTCTTTTAATGCACTCTGTTTATCCCAGAGAGCAAATGAACCAGCTGACTTCATATATCGATGCATCCAACGTCTATGGAAGTTCTGACCACGAGTCCAATGAAATTAGGGATTCAGCAAGCCACCGTGGTCTCTTAAAACAGGGTATTGTTCAACGATCTGGAAAACCACTTCTACCTTTTGCAACTGGACCTCCAACTGAATGTATGAAAGATGAAAACGAAAGCCCAATACCATGCTTTCTAGCTGGAGACCATCGCGCTAATGAGCAGTTGGGACTCACAAGCATGCACACTTTGTGGTTTCGAGAGCATAACAGAATTGCAACAGAACTGCTGAGATTGAACCCGCATTGGGACGGAGATACAATATATCATGAAACCCGTAAGATAGTTGGAGCAGAAATGCAGCACATAACATATTCTCATTGGTTACCAAAAATATTTGGAGATGTAGGCATGAAGATGCTTGGAGAGTACACAAGTTATGATCCCAATATAAATTCTGGAATCCTGAATGAATTTGCAACGGCTGCATTTCGATTTGGCCATACGCTTATAAATCCTATTCTCTACCGACTGGATGAAAACTTTGAACCTATTCCACAAGGTCATGTGCCTCTCCATAGGGCTTTCTTCTCTCCATTTAGAATTGTAAATGAAGGTGGTATAGATCCACTTCTTAGAGGACTTATTGGAGTTGCAGCAAAAATGCGTGTCACATCACAATTACTAAACACGGAACTTACAGAGAAACTCTTCTCAATGGCCCACGCTGTGGCTTTGGATCTGGCAGCACTGAATGTCCAGAGGGGTCGTGACCATGGgatacctccttaccatgatttTAGAATCTTCTGTAATCTCTCGACAGTGCAGACATTTGAGGATCTTAGAAATGAAATAAAGAATCCAGATGTCAGAGAGAAGCTTAAAAG GTTATATGGGTCGCCACTGAACATTGATTTATTCCCTGCCTTGATGGTTGAAGACATCATACCTGGAAGTCGGCTGGGTCCGACACTAATGTGCCTTTTAACAACGCAGTTCAGAAATGTCAGGGATGGCGACAG GTTTTGGTATGAGAACCCTGGTGTATTCACTGCCGCACAGCTGACACAAATCAAGCAGAGCTCCCTGGCCCGAATTCTGTGTGACAAtggggacaatatcactaaagtTCAGCACGACGTGTTCAGAGTGGCTGAATTCCCCCACGGTTATATCAGCTGTAAAAACATTCCCAAGATGGACCTAAGGGTTTGGCAAGATTGCTGTGAAG ACTGTAGAACCAGGGGACAGTTTAGTACATTCTCAAATCACTTCAGAGGGAAACGCTCTACAGAGCACAGTTATAAGGATGAGAATAAAGAACCATCTAG CTTTTCAAATTCGTTTGTAAATACCACTTCTAGCTCTGAACAGCCAAAGAATCTGCCACATGTGAATGACTTCAAAGAGTTTGTTTTGGATATGCAAAAGACTATTACAAGTCTTAGAAAACAG atcaaaaaacttgaatctcgcTTGAGCAATACGGACTGCACTGATGAAACTGGAGAATCCCACTCTACGAAGGAGAAATGGAATAAAGACGCATGTACAAAGTGTGAATGCAAT AATGGACACATCACTTGCTTTGTGGAATCCTGCCCACCCATCAATTGCTTGTGGCCCCTAAAAATGGAAGGCGTTTGCTGTCCTGTCTGCACAGATGACAAGATACAAAGCACATAA